In the Streptomyces sp. 3214.6 genome, CTCGCCCGCACCGGCGGCCGTCCCCCGGCAGCGGGGCCACGCCACCGAGCGCGGGCCCGGCCAGCGGGTCACCGGCGGCGACATCTCCGCACTGCGCTCGGTCGGCGAGCTCTTCCGCACCCTCGACGACAGGTACGGCGGCGGCCACGCCCGGCAGGCCCTCGTGCGCTACCTGGAGCACGAGTGCGAGCCGATGCTGCGCGGCTCCTACGGCGAGCAGACCGGCCGCCGTCTGTTCGGCGCCGCCGCCGACCTGACCCGGCTCGCGGGCTGGACCTCCTTCGACATCGCCGCGCACGGTCTGGCCCAGCGCTACTTCGTCCAGGCCCTGCGCCTGTCCCAGGCGGCCGCGGACCGGGCGTACGGCTCCTTCGTCCTGGTCACCATGAGCCGTCAGGCCGTCTATCTCGGGCACGGGCGCGAGGCGGTGCAGCTCGCGCGGGTGGCCCAGCAGGGAGTCGGCACGGGCGCCCCGCCCGTCGTGCAGGCGCTGCTGCACTCGGCGGAGGCGCGCGGGCACGGCGTGCTGGGCGAGGTGCGGGCCTCGACCGCCGCGCTCGTACGTGCCGAGCGGGCGCTGGAGGCGGCCAAGGCCGGGGACGAGGTGCCGTACTGGGCGCGTTTCTTCGACGAGGCGCAGCTCGCCGACGAGTTCGGGCACTGCCACCGTGACCTGCAGCAGTTCCGGGCGGCCGTGCAGCATGCCGAGCGCTCGCTCCAGCTGCGTCCCGCCGCGTACGCCCGCAGCCGGCTGTTCTGCCGCGTCGTCCTCGCCTCGGCGCGCCTCGGCCTCGGCGAGCTCGACCAGGCCTGCCAGCTCGCCGCGGAGGCCGCCGGCCAGGCGGCGGAGATGCGGTCCGTCCGCGCCCTGGAGTACGTCCGGGACTTCGAACGCCGACTGGAGCCCTACCGAGACGCCACCCCCGCCCGCACCTACCGGGACAAGGTGGCAGCCCTGGGCTGAGCGACTGAGATGTTTGGCCGTCGCCTTCTGTCCCTACCGAGTCGGGTGGTGGGTGGGCATAGGCCGGGGGGCTGGGGGCGGAGCCCTCAGGGGAGATGCCCCTTGGGGGGAGGTGCCCCCGGCCCGCCCGGTCAGGCCGCTGCCTGTTCCCGGCGCGGTGTCGGTGCGGGGTCGGCCAGGTTCAGGGAACCAGCGGAGCGAAGATCGGAGACGATCGCCGCCGCCGCCCGGTGCGCGGAGTGCAGTGCACCCTGGACGGTGCTGGTGTCCCGGTGGTCCCCGCACACGTAGAGCCCCGCCAGGAGCCGCACCGGCCGCCGCAGGTCGTGCGGCGCCCGCATCGCCGGCACGGCCTCGGCGGTGTGATGCACGGCCAGCGTCTCCCACCGCGCGGTCGAGGTGCCGTACAGCCGGGACAGATGCATGCGTACGGCGGTGTCGACGCCCGG is a window encoding:
- a CDS encoding regulator; this encodes MTERPAQRTPNRQLAALIAEAGFSNAGLARRVDQLGLEHGLDLRYDKTSVTRWLRGQQPRGTTPALIAEVFTRRLGRRLTAQDLGLDACAPVYAGLEFAGSPEEAIDIVGGLWRKDSGSHAELRKIAFTPAGLVVPSRDWLIGRADEKVARSEPPARVPVQGRPSARPAAPQQPSSPPATPAPAQASPAPAAVPRQRGHATERGPGQRVTGGDISALRSVGELFRTLDDRYGGGHARQALVRYLEHECEPMLRGSYGEQTGRRLFGAAADLTRLAGWTSFDIAAHGLAQRYFVQALRLSQAAADRAYGSFVLVTMSRQAVYLGHGREAVQLARVAQQGVGTGAPPVVQALLHSAEARGHGVLGEVRASTAALVRAERALEAAKAGDEVPYWARFFDEAQLADEFGHCHRDLQQFRAAVQHAERSLQLRPAAYARSRLFCRVVLASARLGLGELDQACQLAAEAAGQAAEMRSVRALEYVRDFERRLEPYRDATPARTYRDKVAALG